Proteins encoded within one genomic window of Fibrobacter sp.:
- a CDS encoding zeta toxin family protein produces the protein MKRYILFAGCNGVGKSTLYQTNDMFREMPRVNMDEIVREFGSWKNEADAFKAGKIAVRKISENFSNGLSFNQETTLCGSSVWKNILRARQLGYKIEMYYVGVQSVEIAKERIRSRVSKGGHGIPDADVERRFVESVENLRKAIELCDVVEVFDNTDSFIRVARYERGQCVLKSENVPTWVP, from the coding sequence ATGAAACGCTATATTCTTTTTGCGGGGTGTAATGGCGTTGGAAAATCAACGCTCTATCAGACTAATGACATGTTTCGAGAGATGCCTCGCGTGAACATGGATGAAATTGTCCGTGAATTTGGTTCGTGGAAAAATGAAGCAGACGCGTTCAAGGCCGGGAAAATCGCTGTTCGAAAAATAAGTGAAAACTTCTCAAACGGACTGTCGTTCAATCAAGAAACTACACTTTGCGGATCTTCTGTTTGGAAAAATATTTTGAGAGCTCGTCAACTTGGCTACAAAATTGAAATGTACTATGTCGGCGTTCAATCAGTCGAAATCGCAAAGGAGAGAATTCGTTCAAGGGTTTCAAAAGGTGGCCACGGCATTCCCGATGCTGATGTTGAACGTCGATTTGTAGAATCTGTTGAAAACTTGAGGAAGGCTATCGAACTTTGTGATGTTGTTGAGGTTTTTGATAATACGGATTCGTTCATCCGAGTTGCTAGGTATGAACGCGGTCAGTGTGTTTTGAAATCAGAGAATGTCCCGACATGGGTTCCGTGA
- a CDS encoding zeta toxin family protein: MSEKKPTLCIVAGPNGSGKTTTTIQLLENEWAADSIYINPDNIAQEIFGNWNSNDAVLKAAQHSTELRYKCLEEKKNFVFETVFSSDEKLEFVRKAKEAGFFIRFFFVCTEKPSINVLRVTNRFLTGGHEVPISKIVTRYYKSLANAAIAISMVDRAYIYDNSVENQLPKLICRMVDGELFKQYAERLPNWVQDLL; the protein is encoded by the coding sequence ATGAGCGAAAAGAAGCCAACACTTTGCATTGTCGCCGGTCCGAATGGCTCTGGTAAAACAACCACAACCATTCAGTTGCTAGAAAACGAATGGGCTGCAGACAGCATCTATATTAACCCGGACAACATTGCCCAAGAAATATTCGGAAACTGGAATTCAAACGATGCTGTATTAAAAGCTGCGCAACATTCAACCGAACTTCGCTATAAGTGTCTCGAAGAAAAGAAAAACTTCGTGTTCGAGACCGTTTTTTCATCAGACGAAAAACTTGAATTTGTCCGCAAGGCAAAAGAGGCGGGCTTTTTTATACGATTTTTCTTTGTCTGCACAGAGAAACCCTCAATTAATGTTCTCCGTGTAACAAATCGTTTTCTTACAGGCGGACACGAGGTTCCCATCTCTAAAATTGTGACCCGCTATTACAAGTCCCTGGCGAATGCCGCTATCGCAATCTCCATGGTTGACAGAGCGTACATCTATGACAATTCCGTCGAAAACCAGTTGCCAAAACTGATTTGCAGAATGGTTGACGGGGAGTTGTTCAAGCAGTACGCCGAGAGGCTACCCAATTGGGTCCAGGACCTTCTGTAA